Part of the Novosphingobium sp. ZN18A2 genome, CTCTTCCTTGATCTTCAACTTTCGGCGCTTCAACTCCATCAGCACGACTTCATCCGGGGCAGGACGGGCGCTTTCCTCTGCGATCTGCCGTTCAAGGCCGGCGTGCTTGGATTGCAGAGCGCTGATGTGCGAGGTTTCCATAGATCGTTTCTCCTGGCGGGGTTCCGCCCCGCTGTTCGCCAACCCGACTCAACCTGCCGGGTGCGTTGTCATGCTTTCACATTGGCCGTATCTTGCAAGTTAAACCGCGCCGGATCGACGCCGATGCGGGTTCTGCCGTAAGCCGCGCGGCCAAAACGCTTCGCCGCACCAAGAGGGAACCCTTGTGACAGAAGAAGAAATGCGCAAGCGTCTCGAGGCGTTGCGGATAGAACACCGCGATCTCGACACGGCGATCGACGCGCTGACAGCCGGGGGCTCGGGCGACCAGCTGCAAATCGCCCGGCTCAAGAAGCGCAAGCTGAAGTTGAAAGACCAGATCGCGATCATCGAGGATTACCTGATCCCCGATATAATCGCCTGATTTTCCATCGGTATCCGCGCGGCCCCGCGCATCGCGACGGTTAATCGCGCAAAGTTGCGAGCCGTACCGCGGCGGGACGGTCTGCACATGGATCGCACAACTTGTCCACAGACCCATTGGCGACAGCGTGCGATGGGTATTAAGCCGGACCATTATGGCCCTGATGCCCAGCCTCAACCCGCGCATTGTCGAAGCGCTCTATGCCGAAGCACTCGTGCTTGCGGACGAGGTGCGCCAGCAGTTCGAACAGGCGCGCCGGGACGCGGTGGATGAATGCGAAGCGGCGGACGACCTTTCGAACGTGGCGCTGTCATGCGAAGCGCTGCGCACCACGACGCGGGTGATGCATTGCCTGGCCTGGCTGCTCAATCACCGCGCCTATTTCGCGGGTGAGCTTTCCGAACTCCAGTTGCGCCGCCATGGCCGGCTGATCGCCAACATGCCGCCCAGCGAGCCTGACAATGTCGCCATGCTCTCACCACGGGTGCAACAACTGGTGAGCGAGAGCGAGCGGCTTTACGAACGCATAGAGCGGCTGGAAAACGCGTGGCGCGGCGAAGTGCCCGAAGGCCCGACGGCGATCGAACGCCTGCGCCAGCGGCTGGCCGCATCGATGGGCGCCTGATTCGTCCACGGCTGAAGCAAAGCCACGGCCGAAAAGAGCGCGCTCAGACTTTCGCCAGCGCCTCGTGCCAGCCTGAAAGGCGTGCGCCGCGCACCGCATCGGAAATTCGCGGTTCGAAGCGGTGAACGTCGCCGCGCATCGACGCGGCGGCATCGTCCAGCGTATCGAACCAGTCGGACCCCACAGCCGCCAGAACTCCTGCACCCAGCGCCGTCGTTTCAACGAATTCGGGGCGTTCCACCGGGATGCCCAGCACGTCCGCCAGATCCTGCGCCATCCAGTCGTTCGCGGCCATGCCGCCGTCGATGCGCAGGGAACTCCACGGCGCGCGATCGGCCGCGAAGGCGCGCATCAGGTCGTGCGTCTGGTACGCCATCGCTTCCAACGCGGCGCGTACCACGTGCGCGGGCGTGGTGGAAAAGCTCATCCCCGTGATCGCGGCGCGCGCCTCCGGCTTCCAGTGCGGCGCCCCAAGCCCCGACAGCGCGGGAACCAGAACGACCCCGCCGCTGTCCGGCACCGAGGCGGCAAGCGCGGCGGTTTCTTCGGCGCTGGCGACAAGCCCCATCGTATCGCGCAGCCATTTCACAAGGCTTCCCGCTACGAAGACAGAGCCTTCCAGCGCAAAAGTCCGCCTGCCGCGCTCTTGCGTCAGAACAGTGCCCAGCAGACGGTGGCCCGAACGGGGCTGCGTCTGCCCGGTCGAGGCGAGCACGAATGCGCCGGTGCCGAAGGTCGCCTTTACCTCACCCGGCGAAAGGCATCCCTGCCCGATCGTCGCCGCCTGCTGGTCCCCGGCAAGGCCGCGAATGGCAATGCCGCCGCCGAACAGGTCATGATGCGTGGTGCCGAATTCGCCCAGCATGTCCGTCACGCGCGGCAGCGCGTCTTGCGGCACGCCGAACAGCGCGCAAAGTTCGCCATCCCACTCCGCCCCGCCCAGCGCGAGGAGCAGCGTGCGGCTGGCGTTGCTCGCGTCTGTCAGGAAATGCCCGGTCAGGCAGAATACCAGCCACGCTTCCACCGTGCCCAGCGCCAGCCGCCCGGCGCGCGCCGCTTCGGCCACCGCACTCTCGTTGGCCAGCATCCAGTGCATCTTTGTGGCGGAAAAATAGGGGTCGAGCAGCAGGCCCGTCTTAGCCTGGACCAGCGGTTCCGCGCCTTCGCGGCGCAGGCGCGCGCAAGTGTCCGCCGTGCGCCGGTCCTGCCACACGATCGCGCGCGAAAGCGGCTCCCCCGTTTCGCGGTCCCACGCGACAACGGTTTCGCGCTGGTTGGTGATGCCGATTGCGGCGATCCGCGCCACGCCGCCCGCCTTTTCCACCATTTCGCGCGCGCAGCGGATCGTGCGGTCGCGGATTTCCGCCGCGTCGTGCTCCACGCGGCCCGGCGCGGGATAGTGCTGCGTCAGTTCGGCCTGCGCCACGCCGCGCGGGCGCCCGTCACGCCCGAACAGCATCGCGCGGGTCGATGTGGTGCCGGCATCCAGCACCATCAGCAGTTCACGCTCATCGCTCATCGCAGCCTGGCCTCCAGCCATTCTTCCACATTGGCCGCCTGGTCGCGCGAAAGGCGCAGGCCCAGCTTGGACCGGCGCCACAGGACGTCGGCGGCGGTCGCGGCCCATTCGCGGCGGACCAGATGGTCAAGCTCGGCCTCGAACAGGCCATGCCCCAGGTCCGCACCCATGTTGCGCGACGCGATGCCCAGCGCCACCGTGCCATAGGCGCGGGCCAGCCGGTGGATCACGCCGGGCGGCAATTGCGGGGCTTCGGCGGCGATGTCCTGTTCCAGCGGCGCAAGATTGGTCGCTTCGTCCAGCCCGTCGGGCTCAAAATCGCCGCCGGGAAGCGGCGCACTTGCCGTCCAGCCTTCGTTCTGCGTAACGCCCAGCCGTTCGAGCGCGTGCATCGCCAGCGTGCGGTGCGTTGTGATCTTGCCGCCCATCACCGCCAGCAGCGGTGCATCCCTGCCGCTTGCCCCGCGATCGAGATCGAAGCGATAGCCGCGCGTCGCCGCTTCCGGCCGGCCGCTGCCGTCGTCCGCCAGCAGGCGCACACCGGCATAGGACCACACGATGTCGTCACGCGTCACCGGGTGCGAGAACGCGCGGTTCGCGGCGGCGAGCAGGTAGTCAATCTCATCCCCATCGGGTCGCGGCGGATCGATTTCCACGTGCTCTTCGGCATCGGTGGTCCCAATCAACGTGAAACCGTGCTGATAGGGGATTGCGAAGCAAAGCCGCCCGTCGGGCTGCTGAAGGAACAGCGCGCGCGGATCGTCGTTCAGGTGCGGCACCACGATATGCGAACCGCGCACCCGGCGCAGCGTCGTGGGCTTGGGCAGCGCGGCGCGGTCGAGCACCTGGCCCACTTGCGGCCCCGCGGCATTCGCCACCATCCGCGCGACGCGCACTTCGCCGCCCGCCTCTATCTTCCAGACGCTGCTTTCGCCGCGCCCGTCGCGCCACAGCGCGGTGACTTCGGCATGGGTCCGCACATCGGCCCCGCGATCCGCCGCGTCGCGGGCCAGCAAGGTTACCAGCCGCGCATCGTCCACCCAGCAATCGGAATATTCATAAGCCCTGACCGGCCCAGGCTTCAGGCCCAGCAGCGCCCCTTCGCTGCGCAAGTCGACGCCGGTCGTGCCGGGCAGCTTTTCGCGCTTGCCAAGGTGATCGTAAAGCCACAGCCCCGCGCGCAGCATCCATGCGGGTCGCCCGCCCGGCGTGACCGGAAGCACGAAGCGCATCGGCCAGATGATATGCGGCGCCTGCGCCCACAGCACTTCCCGTTCCGCCAGGGCTTCGCGCACAAGGCCGAACTCGCGATGCTCAAGGTATCGCAGCCCGCCGTGGATCAGCTTGGTCGAAGCGGAAGACGTGCCTTGCGCCAGGTCGCCGCGCTCCAGCAGCAGCACCGAAAGCCCGCGCCCCACCGCATCGCGCGCGATGGCCGCGCCGTTCACGCCGCCGCCGATCACCGCGAGGTCATAGGGGATGCCGGACGGTGAGGGGCTGGCGCGCTCCATACGCGCATGATGGAACGCGCCCGCGCTTGGCGCAAGCGTGCGCACGCCCTACATTGCCTGTCATGGCCAGCAAACTCCCAGAAACGCCGCGCATATCCCCCAATCCGGAAGACTGGCCCACCGGCCTTGCGGAACGGGTGGAGCCGCTGGTGCAGCGCGTTCTTGCGCCCAACCCTTCGCCCTACACGCTGACGGGGACGGAGACCTATGTGGTCGGCGCGGGTGCGGACGTGGCGGTGATCGATCCCGGACCGGCAGGAACCGGCGAAGCTGGCCATGCCGACACCAACGGCGCGGGCCATGTCGACGCGATCCTTGTCGCCATCGGCGATGCCCGGCTTGCCGCGATCATGTGCACGCACACCCATCGCGACCACAGCCCCGCCTCAAGGGAACTGAAAGCGCGCACAGGTGCACCTATCGTGGGTTGCGCGCCGCTGAGCATGGCCGACGACGGACCGCGGGCCGATTCGGCCTTTGATCCCGACTATGTGCCCGATCGGGTGCTGTTGGACGGAGAGCGGATTTCCGGCGACGGCTGGACGATTGAGGCGGTCGCTACCCCCGGCCACACCAGCAACCACCTTTGCTATGCATTGCTGGAAAGTGGCGCGCTGTTTACCGGCGATCACGTGATGGGCTGGTCCACCAGCGTCGTCTCTCCGCCCGACGGCGACATGGCGGACTATATGGCCAGCCTGTCCCGCCTCTATGACCGGGAAGACCGCATTTATTATCCCGCGCATGGCGATCCGGTGGAAAAGCCGCGCCAGCTGGTACGCGGAATGCTGGGCCACCGCCGCCAGCGCGAACGCCAGATCCTGCGTGTGCTGGAAGAGGGCGGCAACCACGCGATCCCCGAATTCGTGGCGAAAATGTACAAGGGACTGGACGAGCGGCTTCACGGTGCAGCGGGCCGGTCCGTGCTTGCGCACCTTATAGACCTGGAGCGCCAGGGCCGCGTGGCGCAGGCGAACGACGGCTGGGTGGTTATCCGCGCCGATTGACTTGATCCATTTTGGTGGCATCTTTCCCCCGTGTCGTTGACACAGGGGGGAGAGCAATCATGGCTTCTACCGCATCGCCGGCCCAACTCTTCGTTCGCGAGAGCCGGCTCTACAAACAGGTGGCCCTCGCGATTGCCGCGCTGATGGTGATGGCCTTCGGCCTGTTCAACGCGCTGGGGGTGACCGACATCACCGCGGCGCCGCACAGCACCTGGCTGCATGGGTCCATCATGTTCTCGTGGCTGTTGCTGTTCGTGGTGCAGAGTTATCTGGGCACTGGCCGCAATCTCGCGCTCCACCGCAAGGTCGGCTGGTTCGGCGCCGGACTGGCGGCGATGGCGGTGGTCACCGCATGGAACACCGGTTTCACCACGACCATGCTGGATCGCGCTCCGCCGGTCTTCTATCCGCCCTATTTCCTTGGCCTCAACCTGCTGACCCCGGTGTTCTTCGCCGCCTTCGTCATCGCCGCGATCGCCATGCGCAAGCGCACCGACTGGCACCGCCGGCTGATGCTGGGCGCGATCCTTATAGTGATCGAACCCTCGCTCGGGCGCCTGACGATCATGTCGCTGATCGCCGTGGTGGGCGACCCGGCAAAGGCGATTGCGCTGGGCGCGGCAAACCAGTGGCTCGTCCCGACGATCGAAATGATCGCGCAGCTGGCCATCGTAGGCGTGATCGCCTTGCGCGACCGGGCCGTTCGCGGCCGCGTGCACCCGGCCATCTGGGTGGCGATGGCCGGCGTCGCATTGCTCTACGCCTCGATCTGGACGCTGGCCGCCCTGCCTCCGTTCGCGGGCTATGTCTTCGCCCTGAAGGGGAGCGGCCTCTGAAGGCGGACCCGCCCGAATCTTCGCGGCACCGGCCGTTTCGTCTTGCCATTGCTCCTTGATTGACGGGCCGGATGGGGCCATCTGGCAGGTATGACCGCCCAGACCCCCATCCCGCCCGGCACCGACCTGCTCGCCGAGATCGACCGGCTGCGCAAAGAGCGCAATGCCGTGATCCTTGCCCATTATTACCAGAAGCCGGAAATCCAGGATCTGGCGGACTTCGTGGGCGACAGCCTTGAGCTCAGCCGCAAGGCGGCGGCCACCGATGCCGACGTGATCGCGTTCTGCGGGGTGAAGTTCATGGCGGATACGGCCAAGATCCTTTCGCCCGAAAAGATCGTGGTGCTGCCCGATCTCAACGCCGGGTGCAGCCTTGAAGACGCCTGCCCGCCCGACAAGTTCAGGGCCTTCCGCGAAGCGCATCCCGATCACATCGCGCTGACCTATATCAACTGCTCCACAGAGGTTAAGGCGCTGTCGGACGTGATCGTCACCAGTTCCAGCGCCGAAACGATCCTTGCCAAGATCCCGCCCGAACAGAAGATCATCTTCGGGCCGGACCGGCACCTTGGCGGCTATCTGAACCGCAAGTTCGGGCGCGACATGCTGTTGTGGCCGGGCGTGTGCATCGTGCACGAAGCCTTCAGCGAAACGGAACTGATGAAGCTGAAGGCGCAGAACCCCGGCGCCCCTGTGGCCGCGCATCCCGAATGCCCGCCCAGCATCATCGACCACGCCGATTTCGTCGGCTCTACCAGCGGCATCCTCAACTATGCAAAGGAAATGGACGGCGACACGCTGATCGTCGCGACCGAGCCGCACATCATCCACCAGATGGAAAAGGCGCTGCCGGGCAAGACCTTCATCGGCGCGCCCGGCGCGGACGGCAACTGCAACTGCAACATCTGCCCCTACATGGCACTGAACACGCTGGAGAAGCTCTATATCGCGCTGCGCGACCTCGAACCGCGTATCGAGATAGAGGAAAGCCTGCGCCTGAAGGCCAAGCAAAGCCTTGATGCGATGCTGGAAATGGCAAGCGGAACCGTGGGCAAGGGCGATCTTGGGGCAAAAGTCAGCGGCGACTGACAGGCGGCTGGCCAATCGGGGACGAGCAGCTTAACAGTTGCACAAGAAACGTCTTTTCCGCCCCGCAAAGAGGTCGCCCGATCCCATGAAGTTCCGTTATCCCCGTACCGCCGCTCTTCTTGCAGCGGCCTGCGCCGCGCCGTTTCTGGTTGCCGCCGCCGCCAGTGCGGACAATGCTGATCCCTACCTGTGGCTGGAAAACATCCACGGCGAAAAGGCGCTGGCGACGGTCGGGAAATGGAATGCCGAGACCGCCAGGGTGCTGGATGCGATGCCCGGCTATGAGGCCGACCGGGTGCGCGCGAAGGCGATCATGGATGACGAACACCAGATTGCCGAACCCGCGCAGGTGATGGGCGACACCGTCACCAACCTTTGGCGCGATGCGAAGCATCCCAAGGGATTGTGGCGCGAGGCGAGCCTGTCGTCCTACCTTTCCGGCAAGCCCGAATGGCAAACGCTGATAGACGTGGATGCGCTGGGCAAGGAAGAAGGCAAAAGCTGGATCTGGCACGGCGCCAACTGCCTTGCGCCCGATTACGAACGCTGCCTCGTCTCGCTCAGCCCCGGCGGATCGGACGCCGACGTGATGCGCGAATGGGACCGCACGACGAAAAGCTTCGTCGACGGCGGCTTCACCCTGCCCGAAGCCAAGAGCACCGTCGCGTGGGAGGATGCAGATACGCTGCTTGTCGCCACCGACTTTGGCAAGGGGACGATGACCACGTCGGGCTATCCCTTCGTCGTAAAACGCTGGAAACGCGGCACGCCGCTTTCCGCCGCGCAAACGGTGATGGAAGGCAAGGCGAGCGACGTTGGCGTGTTTCCGCGGCGGCTGATCGATTCGGACGGCACGGCCTATAATGTCATCAATCGCGGCATCACCTTCTATACCGGCGAGACGTGGATCGAAGGGCCGGACCACGCGTTCATCAAGACACCGCTTCCGGAAACCGCGGACCTGGAAGGCGTCGAAGGCGGGCGGTTGTTCGCTTTCCTCAACAAGCCGCTGGGCGAAATCCCCGCCGGATCGGTGGTCGACTGGGCGATCCCCGATGTGATCGCGGGCACGGCCGGCGCGCCCGAAGTGGTCTTCACGCCCAACGCCCGCCAGGCGGTGGAGGACGTCGGCACGACCGACCATCACGTGTGGATCAAGCTGCTGGACGACGTATCGGGCCGCCTGCTGGTGATGACACGCGGCGCGGACGGCACATGGTCCCACCAAACGGCCGACTTGCCAGACAAGGCGACGATCACGCTGAAGGCCAGCGCGGACAAGCAGGACATCGCCTTTGCCACGGTGCAATCGTTCCTGGTGCCGCCCACGCTCTATGCGGTGGATGCCGGCGGCAAGGCGGCCGCGGTGCAATCGCTCCCCGCAAAGTTCGATCCCTCGCAATTCACCGTGGAACAGCGCTTCGCCACGTCGAAGGACGGCACGCGCGTGCCCTATTTCCTGGCGATGCGGAAAGGCGTGAAGGGGCCGGTGCCCGCACTGATCCACGCATACGGCGGTTTCCGTGTCGCGCAGACGCCGACCTATCTTACCACCGAACCCTATCGCGCCGGGCCGCTGGCGCTGTTCTGGGTGGAGGACGGCAACGCCTATGTACTCGCCAACATACGCGGCGGCGGCGAATACGGGCCGAAGTGGCACGATGCGGCGCTGCGCGAAAAGCGGCAGAATGCCTATGACGATCTTTATGCCGTGGCGCAGGACCTGGTGAAGCGCGGGATCACCGCCAGGGGCAAGATCGCGGTTTCGGGCCGGTCCAATGGCGGGCTGATGGCGGGCGTTGCGATGACTCAGCGGCCGGACCTGTTCGGCGCGGCGATCATCGGTTCGCCGCTGCTCGACATGAAGCGTTATTCGCATATGCTGGCGGGCGCTTCGTGGATGGCCGAATACGGCAATCCCGACAATCCGAAGGACTGGGCCTTCATCAGGAAGTATTCGCCCTACCAGAACCTGAAGGCGGGCGTGCACTATCCGCCGCCGTTCATCTATCTTTCGACCGAGGATGACCGCGTCCACCCGGGCCATGCGCGCAAGTTCACCGCCAAGCTGAAAGCGCTGGGCGATACGGTCTATTACCATGAATACCGCGAGGGCGGGCATTCGGTGGGTGCAGCCCATGCCGAAGACGCGGTGCGCGCGGCGATGCTGCACGCATACCTGCGCCACGTGCTGATGGGCGTGCAGCCGCTGAAAGGCCCGGTGAAACAGTGACCGCGCGGCTGCGCGCGATCTGGCTGGCGGTAAACGCCAGTTACTGGTTCTATCCGGCGCTGGCCGCGCTGCTTGCGCTGCTGCTTTCGGCGATCACCGTCCATCTGGATCACAACGGCGCGTCCGACTGGCTGGCCCGGTTCGGCGCGATCATTCCCGCGCGGCCGCAGGGGGCGAGCAACCTGCTGACGGTGATATCGGGATCGATGATCGGCGTTGCCTCCACCGTCTTTTCGATCACCATCGCCGCGGTCGCCTATGCCAGCGGCAACTATGGCCCGCGCCTGTTGACCAACTTCATGGAAGACCGGGGCAACCAGTTGAGCCTGGCTGCCTTCATCGGCACCTTCACCTATGCGCTGTTCATCCTGCGCACCGTGCGCGCGCCGGGAGAGGCCGTTGCCGGCGGCGGGCCGTCGCAAGCGGGCTTCGTGCCGCAACTTTCGCTGCTGGTCGCGATGGGGCTGATGGGTCTGTCGATCGCGACGCTGGTCTATTTCCTCAACCACATCCCCTCATCGATCCGCATCAACACCGTGCTGGAAGGCATCGGACGCCGGTTGCTGGACATGGTCGACGACATGTTCCCCGAACCCTGCCGCGAAACCGTGGGCGAACCGCCCGCCCATTTCTTCCCGGTCGCGGCGACGGGTACCGGCTATATCCAGGTGATCGAATGGGGTGCACTGGACGATGCGGTGGAAGACGCGGGACGCCGCTTTTCGCTTTCGCTGCGCGCGGGCGATTTCGTGCATCCGGGGGTCGAGCTGGGCAGGCTGGACGGCCCGGCGGGCGACGATGCGTTAGACCGGATTCGCGGCGCGTTCGCCCTGGGCGCAACCCGCACCCCCGCGCAAGACCTGCAGTTCCTGATAGACGAACTGGTGGAAATTGCCCTGCGCGCGCTTTCGCCGGGGATCAACGACCCGTTCACCGCGATCACCGCGATCCACTGGCTGGGCGCGGCAACCGCCCTGTTCGGGCAGCGCGACCTCAACCGCCGGATCGGCGGCGAAACGAAAGACAGGGACGCGATCGCCCCGCTGAACGACCGTTTCGACCACTATCTCTATCGCGGTTTCGGAGCCGCGCGCGGATCGATCGCGTCCAGCAAGCTGGTGACGATGATGACATTCGAAGCCTTGCAGAACGCGGCGCTGCCGCTTGACAGCGCAGCACGGCGCGAAGCGATCCGCGAGGAAGGACGGCTGCTGTTCGAACAGGCACGGCTTGCGCTGCAAGGGCCGGAACTGGACGAAGTGCGCGCGCGGGCCGAAGCCTTCGACAAGGCGCTGGCCCCGGCCTGAATCGCGCGTTCGCGGGCGAATCCCCGCCTGATCGGCCCTTACCGCATCGCCCTCCTACCGGACAGGAAGACCGAACATCAGGTCGCGCACGTATTTCACCGGTGGCGAGCCGTGCGCCAGAACCGCGTCGTTATAGGCCTTCAGGTCGAACTTCGCGCCCTGCCGCTTCTCCGCCTCGGCCCGCAGCGCGCGATGTTCCTCGAACCCGGTGAAGTATGACAGCAACTGCACCGAGCTGAGGCTGGCGCGCACCCATTTCCCCGCCGCTTCACGCTCTTGCTGGAACGCGCCCTTTTGCATCAGTTCCATCGCCTGGTCGCGCGTCATCCCTTCTGTCTGGATACCGATATCGAGCAGGGTATTGGTGATCGAACGCAGCCGCATCTTCAGCACCGTAAGCGCGAACAGCGGATCGCCGTCCATATAGCCCTGGTCCATCATCATGCCTTCGGCATAGACCGCCCAGCCTTCCACGAAGGGGCCGGAACCCAGCACCGCGCGCAGCACGTCAGGGCTCTTGTTCGCGTGGGCAAGTTGCAGGTAATGGCCGGGCATCGCCTCGTGGATCGCCAGGTCCTGCACCATGTAATCGTTGTATTCCGACAGGAACGAGGTCGCCTGCTTGTCGCTCCATTCGGGCGGGATCGGCGCGACCGCGAAGAAATTGGGCTGGTTCTTTTCCAGCGGCCCCGGCGCATCGTCATAGGCGACGGCATAGCCCCACTGGCTGCGCGGCATCTCTATGATCCGCACCGGCGAATCCGGCACCCAGACAAGATCCTTCGCGCGCACGAAATCGGTCGCGTTCTTCAAGGCTGCCCTGGCCGCATCCATCAGCCCGTCGCGCGCGGGGCGGTGGACATATGTAAGCGCAAGCGCGGCCTCTATCCCGGCCTGCTGCTGCGCTGCGGTGGGATGGTCCGGCAGCGGCGGCGCGCCCGCCCTTCCGGCCAGCACCTTCTGCGCGATCGCATACATCTGCGTGCGCGTTTCGGCCTTGGCGTTTTCGGCGGCGGCCTTCAGTTCGCCCCGCGTCATGCTGGATTGCAGCGCGAAAGCCATCTTCCGGTCGTAAAGTTTCGCGCCCAGCCGGAAATCGCCCTTCGCCTGCGGGACCAGCACGGTATCGATCCAGGTCTGGTTTTCGTCCACCGCGGCGGCCAGCTTGTCGCGCGCCGCCCTGAAGCGCGCCTGATCGGCTTCGGACAGCGTATCGAGATGCGGGGCAAGCATCCCGTCGACCACGTCCATGATGCCCTTGTTGCGCTTCGAAACCGTTTCCGCATGGATCGCCGGCACGCGCGCGGGCACCAGTTCGGCGCGGCCCTGCGCCAGCAGCGCGGGGATGCCCTCCATCCGCGCGGTCGCGTTTTTCAGCCGTTCGGGCCAGGGCGCGAAATCGCGCGCGGCAAGGCCATAGAGCGCCTGCGACGCCACGCCGATATAGCCCTGGGGATCCCAGGCCCATTCCTTCAGGCTGGCATCGCGCCACAGGTCGTAACGCAATTCGTTGTCGAGCAGCGCAAAATCGACCTGGTTGTCGCGAGACAGCCTTGCACGGTCGATCTTCGCCATCGCGCCCAGGATCGCGCGTTCCTCCGCCGCCCAGGCTTCGCGTCCGGCCTTGCTGATATCGGGCAGCTTCGCATCGAAGCGGTGATCGCCAAGCTGCGTCGCGGTGACGGGCGAGAAGCGCGCCAGCGAATCGAGATAGCGTTCGGCCAGCGCCTGGAACGCCTTGTCCTGCGCGGACGGCATCGACAGGGCATCGCCCGAATCCCCAAGCGCACAAGGCGCGGCGCGGACGGGCGCGGCGCCTGATACGGCGCAGGCAAGGGCAAGGGCCGCCGTCGCGGCGGTGAAGGCAGGTTTCATGATTTCGGGCGCTCCCCGGTTTCGGCCAAGGTTGCAATTGCTACCAGCCGGGCGATTCCCGTCAATCGTTACCGGCAGGCTCCGGCGGGTCGTCCTTCGGATCGAAGCGGCGCGACAGCACCAGCGCGCCCGCCACCAGCGCCATGCCCAGCGCATCCATCCGACCCATGTCCTCACCGAACACGGTCCAGCCGACGAGGACCGCCACCGCAGGCTGGGTCAACAGCGCCAGGCCGATGACCAGCGGGGT contains:
- a CDS encoding prolyl oligopeptidase family serine peptidase: MKFRYPRTAALLAAACAAPFLVAAAASADNADPYLWLENIHGEKALATVGKWNAETARVLDAMPGYEADRVRAKAIMDDEHQIAEPAQVMGDTVTNLWRDAKHPKGLWREASLSSYLSGKPEWQTLIDVDALGKEEGKSWIWHGANCLAPDYERCLVSLSPGGSDADVMREWDRTTKSFVDGGFTLPEAKSTVAWEDADTLLVATDFGKGTMTTSGYPFVVKRWKRGTPLSAAQTVMEGKASDVGVFPRRLIDSDGTAYNVINRGITFYTGETWIEGPDHAFIKTPLPETADLEGVEGGRLFAFLNKPLGEIPAGSVVDWAIPDVIAGTAGAPEVVFTPNARQAVEDVGTTDHHVWIKLLDDVSGRLLVMTRGADGTWSHQTADLPDKATITLKASADKQDIAFATVQSFLVPPTLYAVDAGGKAAAVQSLPAKFDPSQFTVEQRFATSKDGTRVPYFLAMRKGVKGPVPALIHAYGGFRVAQTPTYLTTEPYRAGPLALFWVEDGNAYVLANIRGGGEYGPKWHDAALREKRQNAYDDLYAVAQDLVKRGITARGKIAVSGRSNGGLMAGVAMTQRPDLFGAAIIGSPLLDMKRYSHMLAGASWMAEYGNPDNPKDWAFIRKYSPYQNLKAGVHYPPPFIYLSTEDDRVHPGHARKFTAKLKALGDTVYYHEYREGGHSVGAAHAEDAVRAAMLHAYLRHVLMGVQPLKGPVKQ
- a CDS encoding DUF2254 domain-containing protein translates to MTARLRAIWLAVNASYWFYPALAALLALLLSAITVHLDHNGASDWLARFGAIIPARPQGASNLLTVISGSMIGVASTVFSITIAAVAYASGNYGPRLLTNFMEDRGNQLSLAAFIGTFTYALFILRTVRAPGEAVAGGGPSQAGFVPQLSLLVAMGLMGLSIATLVYFLNHIPSSIRINTVLEGIGRRLLDMVDDMFPEPCRETVGEPPAHFFPVAATGTGYIQVIEWGALDDAVEDAGRRFSLSLRAGDFVHPGVELGRLDGPAGDDALDRIRGAFALGATRTPAQDLQFLIDELVEIALRALSPGINDPFTAITAIHWLGAATALFGQRDLNRRIGGETKDRDAIAPLNDRFDHYLYRGFGAARGSIASSKLVTMMTFEALQNAALPLDSAARREAIREEGRLLFEQARLALQGPELDEVRARAEAFDKALAPA
- a CDS encoding DUF885 domain-containing protein; amino-acid sequence: MKPAFTAATAALALACAVSGAAPVRAAPCALGDSGDALSMPSAQDKAFQALAERYLDSLARFSPVTATQLGDHRFDAKLPDISKAGREAWAAEERAILGAMAKIDRARLSRDNQVDFALLDNELRYDLWRDASLKEWAWDPQGYIGVASQALYGLAARDFAPWPERLKNATARMEGIPALLAQGRAELVPARVPAIHAETVSKRNKGIMDVVDGMLAPHLDTLSEADQARFRAARDKLAAAVDENQTWIDTVLVPQAKGDFRLGAKLYDRKMAFALQSSMTRGELKAAAENAKAETRTQMYAIAQKVLAGRAGAPPLPDHPTAAQQQAGIEAALALTYVHRPARDGLMDAARAALKNATDFVRAKDLVWVPDSPVRIIEMPRSQWGYAVAYDDAPGPLEKNQPNFFAVAPIPPEWSDKQATSFLSEYNDYMVQDLAIHEAMPGHYLQLAHANKSPDVLRAVLGSGPFVEGWAVYAEGMMMDQGYMDGDPLFALTVLKMRLRSITNTLLDIGIQTEGMTRDQAMELMQKGAFQQEREAAGKWVRASLSSVQLLSYFTGFEEHRALRAEAEKRQGAKFDLKAYNDAVLAHGSPPVKYVRDLMFGLPVR